From Neodiprion pinetum isolate iyNeoPine1 chromosome 7, iyNeoPine1.2, whole genome shotgun sequence, a single genomic window includes:
- the LOC124223283 gene encoding lysosomal alpha-glucosidase-like isoform X2: MPYEESLIPNSKNTNYKEKNMAKSFAFQHSMFHYFKPLDEEEEDPKPHVSLKKRYVPSLTVFTRVVMISFVLASLWYLMAMLYGFVTDESLGIYTEQDVTGQNIRADVFLEDSITSNLADSYFDNSHLESRGSLVRDFIRREPPSDKKCRNIPKVLRFDCYPQDGATKLNCENRGCCWNPPDHVNCDNDNCSKRVPLDVPYCYYPEDWTSYQYFNMTPDGNDFSGLLRIGAKSSYKNDIGIIKIESTSLTDSIIRVKISDPDNARYEPPWPVKRDWKKLPKKSSSPKYIFEIDESKAGFAIRRASDKTVLFNSIGIGGFTFSDQFLQIHSILPSYNIYGLGEHRNNLRLDTNWQSFTMFNSDQPPTEKMNLYGSHPFYLVMEESGMSHGVLFLNSNAMDVILQPAPAITFRTIGGIFDLYFFMGPTPADVLRQYSEIVGKPFMPPYWSLGFHLCKYGYKSLAVTKEVWNRTRNAKIPFDTQWNDIDYMDRNNDFTYDKKDFKDLPEFVDELHSVGMHYIPIIDAGLSASEKPGEYLPYDEGLRERIFVKDSATGQPFVGKVWNLVSTVWPDFTNPMTSDYYLRMLQNTHKMFAFDGIWIDMNEPSNFYNGRVNGCTKNDLDYPQYVPNVRGGMLASRTFCMDAQHHLGLHYNLHNTHGIGQAVATNFALKSIRNKRPFIISRSTWAGFGYYAGHWTGDILSDWHDLRMSIPEILSYSLFQVPMVGADICGFRGNTTPALCNRWSQLGAFYPFSRNHNSDESIPQDPVAMGDLVVHSTRKALMIRYRFLPYLYTLFFKAHKFGDTVARPLFIEFTNDKNTYDIDKQFLWGSSLMIIPVLEENKVEVTAYIPRGPWYDFYTKAFMFSTGFNHTLKAPMDTIPLMIRGGSILPAQTPSVTTTQSRKKKFELLVALDENGFASGELYWDDGDSLDSLENYQFRWLSFTVQNRTLRNREVNNGYFSGDMILGKVSVMGVGTVVDGVYLNGNEHGDFTYDIERKYLNITGLGVDLKTSLTLSWVFKK; the protein is encoded by the exons ATGCCGTACGAGGAATCCCTGATTCCCAACTCGAAGAATACAAActataaggaaaaaaatatggcaAAGTCATTTGCTTTTCAACATAGCATGTTCCATTATTTTAAGCCACTTgatgaagaggaggaagatCCTAAGCCCCACGTATCGTTGAAGAAAAGATATGTACCCTCTCTGACAGTATTCACAAGGGTTGTAATGATCTCATTTGTACTGGCCAGTTTGTGGTACTTGATGGCCATGCTGTACGGGTTCGTCACTGACGAATCACTGGGAATTTATACCGAGCAGGATGTTACGGGTCAAAATATCCGCGCTGATGTCTTTCTCGAAGATAGCATCACTTCCAACCTAGCTGACTCGTATTTTGACAACTCTCATTTGGAGAGTAGAGGGAGTTTGGTAAGAGATTTCATTCGCCGAGAGCCGCCGTCGGACAAAAAGTGTAGGAACATTCCTAAGGTATTGCGATTTGATTGCTATCCTCAAGACGGAGCCACCAAATTGAATTGCGAGAATCGCGGGTGCTGCTGGAACCCGCCTGACCACGTAAATTGTGATAACGATAATTGTTCCAAACGTGTTCCATTGGATGTACCTTATTGCTATTATCCGGAAGATTGGACTAGTtatcaatatttcaatatgACACCGGATGGTAACGATTTTTCAGGCCTCTTAAGGATTGGGGCTAAAAGTTCTTACAAAAACGATATCGgcattataaaaattgaatctaCCAGCTTGACTGATTCCATTATTCGTGTGAAG ATCTCGGACCCTGACAATGCTCGTTACGAACCTCCATGGCCTGTTAAACGTGATTGGAAAAAGTTGCCTAAAAAAAGTTCAAGCCcaaaatacatttttgaaattgatgaGTCAAAAGCTGGGTTTGCGATCAGACGTGCGTCGGACAAAACAGTTCT ATTCAATTCTATTGGAATAGGCGGTTTCACATTCTCCGATCAGTTTCTTCAAATACATTCAATACTACCGTCGTACAATATCTATGGCTTGGGTGAACACAGAAATAATCTTAGACTAGACACTAACTGGCAATCATTCACGATGTTTAACAGTGATCAACCTCCTACAGAAAAG ATGAATTTATACGGTTCCCATCCATTCTATCTTGTAATGGAAGAATCTGGCATGAGTCATGGGGTCTTATTCCTGAACAGCAATGCTATGG ATGTTATTCTACAGCCAGCTCCGGCTATAACTTTTAGAACCATAGGTGGAATATTCGATTTGTACTTTTTCATGGGACCTACACCAGCAGATGTATTGAGGCAGTATTCCGAAATTGTTGGAAAGCCTTTTATGCCACCATATTGGTCTCTTGGCTTTCACTTGTGCAA GTATGGTTACAAAAGTCTTGCCGTTACCAAAGAGGTTTGGAATCGTACACGAAACGCAAAGATAccattt GATACCCAGTGGAACGACATAGACTACATGGATCGCAACAATGATTTCACTTACGATAAAAAGGATTTCAAAGATCTGCCTGAGTTCGTTGATGAACTTCATTCA GTAGGTATGCACTACATTCCAATAATAGATGCAGGACTGTCTGCATCGGAAAAACCAGGTGAATATCTGCCATACGATGAGGGCTTACGAGAGCGCATATTTGTGAAAGACTCTGCAACAGGTCAGCCTTTTGTTGGCAAAGTTTGGAATCTGGTTTCCACCGTGTGGCCTGACTTCACGAATCCCATGACCAGTGATTACTATCTTCGCATGCTGCAGAACACACACAAAATGTTCGCATTCGACGGGATATGGATC GATATGAATGAGCCATCCAATTTTTATAACGGTCGCGTCAATGGTTGTACGAAAAACGATCTTGACTATCCGCAATATGTGCCGAATGTTAGGGGCGGAATGCTCGCGTCCAGGACATTTTGTATGGATGCTCAACACCACTTGGGCTTGCATTACAACCTTCACAATACCCACGGAATTGGACAAGCAGTTGCTACAAATTT CGCCTTGAAATCAATCAGGAATAAAAGACCATTCATAATATCAAGATCGACTTGGGCGGGTTTTGGATACTATGCAGGTCACTGGACAGGAGATATACTGTCAGACTG GCATGATTTACGAATGAGTATTCCTGAGATATTGAGCTACAGTTTATTCCAAGTACCAATGGTAGGTGCGGATATTTGTGGCTTCCGTGGTAATACAACACCGGCTCTTTGCAATCGTTGGTCGCAGCTTGGTGCATTCTACCCATTTTCTCGGAACCACAATTCTGATGAGTCAATT CCTCAAGATCCAGTCGCAATGGGAGACTTGGTGGTACACTCAACCAGAAAAGCATTGATGATCCGTTACAGATTCTTACCATACTTGTATACGTTGTTTTTCAAAGCTCACAAATTCGGCGATACCGTAGCGAGACCTTTGTTCATTGA atttacaaatgataaaaatacgTACGACATTGACAAGCAATTCTTGTGGGGAAGCTCTCTTATGATTATACCTGTGTTAGAAGAG AACAAGGTTGAAGTAACAGCTTACATTCCACGTGGACCATGGTACGATTTCTACACCAAAGCTTTCATGTTCTCAACGGGATTCAATCACACCCTAAAAGCTCCGATGGATACGATACCATTGATGATTCGAGGCGGTTCAATTTTACCGGCACAAACTCCAAGCGTCACTACAACCCagagccgaaaaaaaaaattcgaattactTGTGGCGTTAGATGAAAACGGATTTGCAAGTGGTGAATTATATTGGGATGATGGAGATAGTCTGG ATTCGTTGGAGAACTATCAATTCAGATGGCTGAGTTTTACTGTCCAGAATCGAACATTGAGAAATCGTGAAGTTAATAACGGATATTTCAGCGGAGATATGATCCTTGGAAAAGTTAGTGTAATGGGAGTTGGGACTGTGGTCGATGGAGTTTACTTGAACGGAAATGAGCATGGTGATTTCACTTATGATATAGAGAGAAAG TACCTGAACATCACGGGGCTTGGTGTGGATCTGAAAACAAGCCTTACTCTGTCCTGGGTATTCAAGAAATAG
- the LOC124223283 gene encoding lysosomal alpha-glucosidase-like isoform X1 → MGKYLISTQVAGVVFLVHNNKPANLLNSIGDTNKMPYEESLIPNSKNTNYKEKNMAKSFAFQHSMFHYFKPLDEEEEDPKPHVSLKKRYVPSLTVFTRVVMISFVLASLWYLMAMLYGFVTDESLGIYTEQDVTGQNIRADVFLEDSITSNLADSYFDNSHLESRGSLVRDFIRREPPSDKKCRNIPKVLRFDCYPQDGATKLNCENRGCCWNPPDHVNCDNDNCSKRVPLDVPYCYYPEDWTSYQYFNMTPDGNDFSGLLRIGAKSSYKNDIGIIKIESTSLTDSIIRVKISDPDNARYEPPWPVKRDWKKLPKKSSSPKYIFEIDESKAGFAIRRASDKTVLFNSIGIGGFTFSDQFLQIHSILPSYNIYGLGEHRNNLRLDTNWQSFTMFNSDQPPTEKMNLYGSHPFYLVMEESGMSHGVLFLNSNAMDVILQPAPAITFRTIGGIFDLYFFMGPTPADVLRQYSEIVGKPFMPPYWSLGFHLCKYGYKSLAVTKEVWNRTRNAKIPFDTQWNDIDYMDRNNDFTYDKKDFKDLPEFVDELHSVGMHYIPIIDAGLSASEKPGEYLPYDEGLRERIFVKDSATGQPFVGKVWNLVSTVWPDFTNPMTSDYYLRMLQNTHKMFAFDGIWIDMNEPSNFYNGRVNGCTKNDLDYPQYVPNVRGGMLASRTFCMDAQHHLGLHYNLHNTHGIGQAVATNFALKSIRNKRPFIISRSTWAGFGYYAGHWTGDILSDWHDLRMSIPEILSYSLFQVPMVGADICGFRGNTTPALCNRWSQLGAFYPFSRNHNSDESIPQDPVAMGDLVVHSTRKALMIRYRFLPYLYTLFFKAHKFGDTVARPLFIEFTNDKNTYDIDKQFLWGSSLMIIPVLEENKVEVTAYIPRGPWYDFYTKAFMFSTGFNHTLKAPMDTIPLMIRGGSILPAQTPSVTTTQSRKKKFELLVALDENGFASGELYWDDGDSLDSLENYQFRWLSFTVQNRTLRNREVNNGYFSGDMILGKVSVMGVGTVVDGVYLNGNEHGDFTYDIERKYLNITGLGVDLKTSLTLSWVFKK, encoded by the exons ATGGGCAAGTACCTCATCAGCACCCAGGTGGCAGGTGTAGTGTTTCTGGTACACAACAACAAACCAGCCAATCTTTTGAACTCG ATTGGAGACACGAATAAAATGCCGTACGAGGAATCCCTGATTCCCAACTCGAAGAATACAAActataaggaaaaaaatatggcaAAGTCATTTGCTTTTCAACATAGCATGTTCCATTATTTTAAGCCACTTgatgaagaggaggaagatCCTAAGCCCCACGTATCGTTGAAGAAAAGATATGTACCCTCTCTGACAGTATTCACAAGGGTTGTAATGATCTCATTTGTACTGGCCAGTTTGTGGTACTTGATGGCCATGCTGTACGGGTTCGTCACTGACGAATCACTGGGAATTTATACCGAGCAGGATGTTACGGGTCAAAATATCCGCGCTGATGTCTTTCTCGAAGATAGCATCACTTCCAACCTAGCTGACTCGTATTTTGACAACTCTCATTTGGAGAGTAGAGGGAGTTTGGTAAGAGATTTCATTCGCCGAGAGCCGCCGTCGGACAAAAAGTGTAGGAACATTCCTAAGGTATTGCGATTTGATTGCTATCCTCAAGACGGAGCCACCAAATTGAATTGCGAGAATCGCGGGTGCTGCTGGAACCCGCCTGACCACGTAAATTGTGATAACGATAATTGTTCCAAACGTGTTCCATTGGATGTACCTTATTGCTATTATCCGGAAGATTGGACTAGTtatcaatatttcaatatgACACCGGATGGTAACGATTTTTCAGGCCTCTTAAGGATTGGGGCTAAAAGTTCTTACAAAAACGATATCGgcattataaaaattgaatctaCCAGCTTGACTGATTCCATTATTCGTGTGAAG ATCTCGGACCCTGACAATGCTCGTTACGAACCTCCATGGCCTGTTAAACGTGATTGGAAAAAGTTGCCTAAAAAAAGTTCAAGCCcaaaatacatttttgaaattgatgaGTCAAAAGCTGGGTTTGCGATCAGACGTGCGTCGGACAAAACAGTTCT ATTCAATTCTATTGGAATAGGCGGTTTCACATTCTCCGATCAGTTTCTTCAAATACATTCAATACTACCGTCGTACAATATCTATGGCTTGGGTGAACACAGAAATAATCTTAGACTAGACACTAACTGGCAATCATTCACGATGTTTAACAGTGATCAACCTCCTACAGAAAAG ATGAATTTATACGGTTCCCATCCATTCTATCTTGTAATGGAAGAATCTGGCATGAGTCATGGGGTCTTATTCCTGAACAGCAATGCTATGG ATGTTATTCTACAGCCAGCTCCGGCTATAACTTTTAGAACCATAGGTGGAATATTCGATTTGTACTTTTTCATGGGACCTACACCAGCAGATGTATTGAGGCAGTATTCCGAAATTGTTGGAAAGCCTTTTATGCCACCATATTGGTCTCTTGGCTTTCACTTGTGCAA GTATGGTTACAAAAGTCTTGCCGTTACCAAAGAGGTTTGGAATCGTACACGAAACGCAAAGATAccattt GATACCCAGTGGAACGACATAGACTACATGGATCGCAACAATGATTTCACTTACGATAAAAAGGATTTCAAAGATCTGCCTGAGTTCGTTGATGAACTTCATTCA GTAGGTATGCACTACATTCCAATAATAGATGCAGGACTGTCTGCATCGGAAAAACCAGGTGAATATCTGCCATACGATGAGGGCTTACGAGAGCGCATATTTGTGAAAGACTCTGCAACAGGTCAGCCTTTTGTTGGCAAAGTTTGGAATCTGGTTTCCACCGTGTGGCCTGACTTCACGAATCCCATGACCAGTGATTACTATCTTCGCATGCTGCAGAACACACACAAAATGTTCGCATTCGACGGGATATGGATC GATATGAATGAGCCATCCAATTTTTATAACGGTCGCGTCAATGGTTGTACGAAAAACGATCTTGACTATCCGCAATATGTGCCGAATGTTAGGGGCGGAATGCTCGCGTCCAGGACATTTTGTATGGATGCTCAACACCACTTGGGCTTGCATTACAACCTTCACAATACCCACGGAATTGGACAAGCAGTTGCTACAAATTT CGCCTTGAAATCAATCAGGAATAAAAGACCATTCATAATATCAAGATCGACTTGGGCGGGTTTTGGATACTATGCAGGTCACTGGACAGGAGATATACTGTCAGACTG GCATGATTTACGAATGAGTATTCCTGAGATATTGAGCTACAGTTTATTCCAAGTACCAATGGTAGGTGCGGATATTTGTGGCTTCCGTGGTAATACAACACCGGCTCTTTGCAATCGTTGGTCGCAGCTTGGTGCATTCTACCCATTTTCTCGGAACCACAATTCTGATGAGTCAATT CCTCAAGATCCAGTCGCAATGGGAGACTTGGTGGTACACTCAACCAGAAAAGCATTGATGATCCGTTACAGATTCTTACCATACTTGTATACGTTGTTTTTCAAAGCTCACAAATTCGGCGATACCGTAGCGAGACCTTTGTTCATTGA atttacaaatgataaaaatacgTACGACATTGACAAGCAATTCTTGTGGGGAAGCTCTCTTATGATTATACCTGTGTTAGAAGAG AACAAGGTTGAAGTAACAGCTTACATTCCACGTGGACCATGGTACGATTTCTACACCAAAGCTTTCATGTTCTCAACGGGATTCAATCACACCCTAAAAGCTCCGATGGATACGATACCATTGATGATTCGAGGCGGTTCAATTTTACCGGCACAAACTCCAAGCGTCACTACAACCCagagccgaaaaaaaaaattcgaattactTGTGGCGTTAGATGAAAACGGATTTGCAAGTGGTGAATTATATTGGGATGATGGAGATAGTCTGG ATTCGTTGGAGAACTATCAATTCAGATGGCTGAGTTTTACTGTCCAGAATCGAACATTGAGAAATCGTGAAGTTAATAACGGATATTTCAGCGGAGATATGATCCTTGGAAAAGTTAGTGTAATGGGAGTTGGGACTGTGGTCGATGGAGTTTACTTGAACGGAAATGAGCATGGTGATTTCACTTATGATATAGAGAGAAAG TACCTGAACATCACGGGGCTTGGTGTGGATCTGAAAACAAGCCTTACTCTGTCCTGGGTATTCAAGAAATAG